From one Culex quinquefasciatus strain JHB chromosome 3, VPISU_Cqui_1.0_pri_paternal, whole genome shotgun sequence genomic stretch:
- the LOC6051676 gene encoding replication factor C subunit 1, which yields MSKDIRSFFSVGGSKAKKPDPPRDSSSSSSKRKAIIVDSDEESTEHRKPSSSSSSSSKDKSGYSKKRRVIDSDDEKSPVKKKVAPEPAAPKLKECKAEDFFGSAPVKRIETPRPSKKAVKEEVAVHSDEEFEKSLSEMVVPETPPPLPAASKKKSENVKSPAKNGGSGKEKNGHEESKKKTPTPEKKKPVTPEKKSNGREEVKSTPPPAKKEKPASIKRESSAEQGTPKSTKKDLNESVLTDEERYERKRMAAALYKKFQSRQGPANPGSKEIPKGTPTCLAGLQFVVTGVMESMERDECAQVIKDFGGKVVTSVSKKLTHMVVGEDAGPSKLAKADELGIPQISEDQLFDLIRERSGLPVKAESKPRVKEEKPKIKEEKSPSKEKKRTKTAEQEVKKRTPEKHKLSESVAKLPKIPKIEKSSPEQSKPIKIEKKSPKKEPEMPPINREETAYQKDIQSTDNMAWVDKYKPTSIKQIIGQAGPASNVQKLLNWLSKWHSNHDGKKVLQRPSPWAKNDDGAYFKAALLSGPPGVGKTTTATLVCKELGFDAVEFNASDTRSKKLLKEQVSELLTNKSLFGYFTGNGKGDKVTHKHVLVMDEVDGMAGNEDRGGIQELIGLIKDSHVPIICMCNDRNHQKMRSLVNYCFDLRFNKPRVEQIKGAMMSVCFKEGLKLAPGALEEIIAGTGGDVRQTLNHLALHSTGKTLGGTSLSAAQAKQEAQTARKDVKMGPWDVIRKVFSAEDHRTMSIHDKSDLFFHDYSLAPLFVQENYLKVTPKVPKAQHLDQIALAADSLSRGDLIDRRIRSSMAWSLLPMQAMFSSVLPGEYMEGNFTGQINFPGWLGKNSKASKRKRLAQEIHDHTRMSTSGSRLSVRLDYAPYLLGSIVRPLQQKGSEGVQESLDVIKEYRLLREDLESLVELTSWPKKKSPMDAVDGKVKAALTRAYNKEVAPYTYSVVNAVKKKKSEAADDAAAEAYGEDAEEAGGAPDSEEEKEDDDLENNAFIKVKKKPAGKGAAAAATAGSSKAGGSKGGSKAAKGGAGGSSSARGKKK from the exons ATGTCCAAA GACATTCGCTCGTTCTTCTCCGTCGGCGGTTCCAAGGCCAAAAAGCCGGACCCCCCACGGGACAGCTCGTCGTCATCGTCCAAACGCAAAGCCATCATCGTCGACAGCGACGAAGAATCGACGGAGCACCGTAAACCCTCTtcgtcctcttcctcctcctcgaAGGACAAGTCGGGCTACTCTAAAAAGCGTCGCGTAATCGACTCGGATGACGAGAAGAGTCCGGTCAAGAAGAAGGTCGCGCCAGAGCCTGCGGCTCCCAAGCTGAAGGAGTGCAAGGCGGAGGATTTCTTCGGATCGGCCCCGGTCAAACGGATCGAAACGCCGCGACCGAGCAAGAAAGCGGTGAAGGAGGAGGTCGCCGTGCACTCTGACGAGGAGTTTGAAAAGTCGCTGAGCGAAATGGTCGTGCCGGAGACGCCACCGCCGCTTCCGGCGGCATCGAAGAAGAAGTCGGAGAATGTTAAGAGTCCGGCGAAGAACGGTGGTTCCGGGAAGGAGAAGAATGGTCACGAGGAAAGCAAGAAGAAGACTCCGACGCCGGAAAAAAAGAAGCCGGTGACGCCGGAGAAGAAGTCGAATGGTCGCGAGGAGGTGAAGAGCACGCCGCCTCCGGCGAAGAAGGAGAAACCGGCCAGTATTAAGCGGGAATCGAGCGCGGAGCAGGGAACGCCGAAGAGTACGAAAAAGGACCTGAACGAATCAGTTCTGACGGATGAGGAGCGTTACGAGCGGAAGCGCATGGCTGCGGCGTTGTACAAAAAGTTCCAGAGTCGTCAGGGGCCGGCCAACCCGGGGTCGAAGGAGATTCCAAAGGGAACGCCGACGTGCCTCGCCGGGCTGCAGTTTGTCGTGACCGGCGTGATGGAGTCGATGGAGCGGGACGAGTGCGCCCAGGTCATCAAGGACTTTGGCGGGAAGGTGGTCACGTCGGTGTCCAAGAAGCTCACGCACATGGTCGTGGGCGAAGATGCGGGACCTTCCAAGTTGGCCAAGGCGGACGAGCTCGGAATTCCGCAGATTAGCGAGGACCAGCTGTTTGATTTGATCCGCGAGCGGTCCGGGCTGCCAGTCAAAGCGGAGTCCAAGCCAAGGGTCAAAGAGGAGAAGCCTAAAATCAAGGAGGAAAAGTCACCTTCCAAAGAGAAGAAGCGCACCAAGACCGCGGAGCAGGAGGTCAAGAAACGCACTCCCGAGAAGCACAAGCTGTCCGAGTCGGTCGCGAAGCTCCCAAAAATTCCAAAGATCGAGAAGAGTTCCCCAGAGCAGTCAAAGCCCATCAAGATCGAGAAGAAATCTCCCAAAAAGGAACCGGAAATGCCCCCAATCAACCGCGAGGAAACCGCCTACCAAAAGGACATCCAAAGCACCGACAACATGGCCTGGGTGGACAAGTACAAACCGACCTCAATCAAGCAGATCATCGGTCAGGCCGGCCCCGCCAGCAACGTCCAAAAGCTGCTAAACTGGCTTTCCAAGTGGCACTCGAATCACGACGGCAAAAAGGTGCTCCAACGGCCAAGCCCGTGGGCCAAGAACGACGACGGTGCCTACTTCAAGGCGGCCCTCCTCTCCGGTCCCCCAGGCGTCGGCAAAACCACCACGGCCACCCTCGTCTGCAAGGAGCTCGGCTTCGACGCGGTCGAGTTCAACGCGTCCGACACGCGCAGCAAGAAGCTTCTGAAGGAGCAGGTCTCGGAACTGCTTACGAATAAATCGCTGTTTGGATATTTTACCGGAAATGGGAAGGGTGACAAGGTGACGCACAAGCATGTGCTGGTGATGGATGAGGTCGACGGGATGGCCGGGAATGAGGATCGTGGAGGAATTCAGGAGCTGATTGGGCTGATCAAGGATAGTCACGTGCCGATTATTTGCATGTGCAACGACCGGAACCATCAGAAGATGCGCTCGCTGGTGAACTATTGCTTCGATTTGCGGTTCAACAAGCCGAGGGTGGAGCAGATTAAG GGCGCCATGATGTCGGTCTGCTTCAAGGAAGGCCTCAAGCTGGCCCCGGGCGCACTGGAGGAGATCATCGCCGGCACCGGAGGCGACGTCCGCCAAACGCTAAACCACCTGGCCCTTCACAGCACCGGTAAGACCCTGGGTGGGACCAGCCTTAGCGCCGCACAGGCCAAACAGGAAGCCCAAACAGCGCGCAAGGACGTCAAGATGGGCCCGTGGGACGTCATCCGGAAGGTGTTCTCCGCCGAGGATCACCGCACCATGTCCATCCACGACAAGTCGGATCTGTTCTTCCACGATTACAGCCTGGCGCCACTTTTTGTGCAGGAGAACTACTTGAAGGTCACGCCGAAGGTTCCCAAGGCACAGCACCTGGACCAGATCGCGCTTGCCGCTGACAGTTTGAGCCGCGGGGATTTGATCGACCGGCGGATCCGCTCGAGCATGGCGTGGTCACTGCTGCCGATGCAGGCCATGTTCAGCTCGGTCCTGCCCGGTGAGTACATGGAGGGTAACTTCACCGGCCAGATCAACTTCCCCGGATGGTTGGGTAAAAACTCGAAGGCCTCCAAGCGGAAGCGTCTGGCGCAGGAGATCCACGACCACACCCGCATGAGCACCTCCGGTTCGCGACTGTCCGTCCGGCTGGACTACGCTCCGTACTTGCTCGGGTCGATCGTGCGTCCGCTGCAGCAGAAAGGCTCGGAAGGGGTGCAGGAATCTTTGGACGTCATCAAGGAGTACCGCCTGCTCCGGGAGGATCTGGAATCGCTGGTCGAACTCACGAGCTGGCCCAAGAAGAAGAGCCCGATGGACGCCGTCGATGGGAAGGTCAAGGCCGCACTCACCCGAGCCTACAACAAGGAGGTGGCTCCGTACACGTACTCGGTGGTCAATGcggtgaagaagaagaagtcgGAAGCCGCGGACGATGCGGCGGCTGAGGCGTACGGAGAGGATGCTGAGGAGGCGGGTGGTGCGCCAGATTCGGAGGAGGAAAAGGAAGACGACGATCTGGAGAACAATGCGTTCATCAAGGTGAAGAAGAAGCCGGCGGGTAAGggagcggcggcggcggcgacagCTGGAAGCAGCAAGGCAGGCGGCTCGAAGGGAGGTTCCAAGGCGGCGAAGGGTGGAGCAGGTGGCTCGTCGTCGGCTAGGGGAAAGAAAAAGTAA
- the LOC119769646 gene encoding uncharacterized protein LOC119769646 produces the protein MIMVRRQARLDKTTPANPPFRAPAKAENPKQASSLAVARRADRSDASRWRIRRSARPTLSILIAWRQAPLDETTPANPRFRAPAKTENLKQGPPPQEQLTQATRVGGADAPPGQGHPI, from the coding sequence ATGATTATGGTGCGGCGGCAGGCACGGTTAGATAAGACGACGCCAGCCAACCCGCCCTTCCGAGCACCGGCGAAGGCGGAGAATCCGAAGCAGGCGTCATCATTAGCCGTCGCAAGAAGAGCAGATCGAAGCGACGCAAGTCGGTGGCGGATCAGACGATCAGCACGTCCGACGCTATCAATATTGATAGCTTGGCGGCAGGCACCGTTAGATGAGACGACGCCAGCGAACCCACGCTTTCGAGCACCGGCAAAGACGGAGAATCTGAAGCAAGGACCACCGCCCCAAGAACAACTAACCCAAGCGACGCGAGTCGGTGGTGCTGATGCTCCCCCAGGACAGGGACACCCGATCTAG